A region from the Candidatus Eisenbacteria bacterium genome encodes:
- a CDS encoding CPBP family intramembrane metalloprotease, with the protein MSAYGTQIGEKPTSSIVVSLIAWLAILPASPFAAILFRVALHADPPGWLPLLNLGASAGLLAVAHALPRLRPLRGYLRSMALLVLGYLLLFQVESTGMWRAWLAHAPTWQFVFADSLLELIPCLFLAASLIGSGLTRRDLFLVRGDLSAQCPMPFRAPRVSWAWFGPFLVFFLAGPLLLQLMVTVRPDPHLLQRALKGLPLALAFSVFNAAQEEFRFRSVLLARLVPVVGASQALWITSARFGLGHWFGHPSGPTGVVMAGFAGFLWGKSMMDTRGFTWAWIIHGFMDLVIFTLLLMSGG; encoded by the coding sequence ATGAGCGCCTACGGCACGCAAATCGGTGAAAAGCCCACCTCGTCGATCGTCGTATCGCTTATCGCGTGGCTGGCGATTCTTCCGGCCAGCCCGTTCGCGGCCATCCTCTTTCGCGTCGCGCTGCACGCGGATCCGCCAGGCTGGTTACCCCTCCTCAACCTGGGCGCAAGCGCGGGTCTCCTCGCTGTGGCCCACGCGCTGCCGCGCCTTCGGCCACTTCGGGGCTACCTGCGGTCGATGGCGCTGCTCGTCCTTGGTTACCTGCTGCTCTTCCAAGTCGAGTCGACAGGAATGTGGCGCGCATGGCTCGCCCATGCCCCCACGTGGCAGTTCGTATTCGCGGACTCTCTGCTGGAGCTCATACCCTGCTTGTTCCTGGCCGCCAGCCTGATCGGCAGCGGTCTCACCCGCCGCGACCTGTTCCTCGTCCGAGGCGACCTATCGGCTCAGTGCCCGATGCCCTTCCGGGCACCGCGCGTTTCGTGGGCGTGGTTCGGGCCCTTCCTCGTGTTCTTCCTCGCGGGCCCGCTCCTTCTCCAGCTCATGGTCACCGTAAGACCGGATCCTCACCTTCTTCAGCGCGCCTTGAAGGGACTGCCGCTGGCCCTCGCGTTCTCCGTCTTCAACGCCGCCCAGGAGGAGTTTCGGTTCCGCTCGGTTCTCCTTGCCCGATTGGTTCCCGTCGTGGGCGCTTCCCAGGCGCTCTGGATCACGTCGGCCCGCTTCGGTCTGGGCCATTGGTTCGGCCACCCATCGGGCCCGACGGGCGTCGTCATGGCCGGGTTCGCCGGCTTCCTGTGGGGCAAGAGCATGATGGACACGCGGGGGTTCACTTGGGCGTGGATCATCCATGGATTCATGGATCTCGTGATCTTCACGCTCCTCTTGATGTCGGGAGGATGA